The following are encoded in a window of Acropora muricata isolate sample 2 chromosome 6, ASM3666990v1, whole genome shotgun sequence genomic DNA:
- the LOC136919258 gene encoding F-box and WD repeat domain-containing 11-A-like has translation MEKLSDEILLRLFSFLSAKDLCRCSQVCSTWCRLANDFHLWKRLFKKSFDKFILDPSYYNSVFPTQWKELFILRSNWFSGHCHVQSLHRKSATSYFKEQTRVVCLKISNCGRSLLASVNFDSSLVHLWSLIDKRSVNIISCESIVGCIDFGSERSRNFLIIGLHNNTFCLWDFQRKKFLLNQTNLPEIPRGLTSPPEAAVCRVNLVDNKLATVTTQCVVKVWQFDFSQLGKVTCQCLHTLTTFKPRCSVLDIQLKREPADDVWSVSISHAAEVLQNWNLIGFQVVQFQGQRLLDVTPGISVEDCSDDEDRFESFSPSKKIKKWIPAQKEQMGSRTYISCLSISPCTRLVTSGQNDNTILLWDTATHCRKHTLFGHTGAVTCTEVDMHKIVSGSSDRTVKVWSLESGDCQLTLPGDHAAGVSCVTFNDQWVISGDNSGEIKVWNFAVSSLSVLQGLDLPLQGEEQEGF, from the exons ATGGAAAAGTTAAGTGATGAAATACTACTCAGACTTTTCAGCTTTTTATCAGCAAAAGATCTCTGTAGATGTTCCCAG GTgtgttctacttggtgtcgcCTAGCAAACGACTTTCATTT ATGGAAAAGGTTATTTAAAAAGTCTTTTGACAAGTTTATCTTGGACCCATCTTACTACAATAGTGTGTTTCCAACACAGTGGAAAGAGTTGTTTATATTACGTTCAAACTGGTTTAGTGGTCATTGTCATGTACAAAGTCTTCATCGGAAATCTGCGACCTCATACTTTAAGGAACAGACTCGAGTTGTGTGCTTAAAAATTTCAAACTGTGGTCGTAGCCTGCTGGCCAGTGTAAACTTTGACTCCAGTCTTGTTCATTTGTGGAGCTTGATTGACAAACGATCAGTCAACATCATCTCTTGTGAAAGCATTGTTGGGTGTATAGACTTTGGAAGTGAACGTTCCAGAAATTTTCTCATAATTGGCCTCCATAATAACACG TTCTGTCTTTGGGATTTCCAGAGGAAAAAATTTCTGTTGAACCAAACTAACTTACCAGAGATTCCTAGAGGTCTTACCTCCCCTCCTGAAGCTGCGGTGTGCCGTGTTAATCTAGTGGATAACAAACTAGCCACAGTTACGACACAGTGTGTTGTGAAAGTTTGGCAGTTTGATTTCAGTCAGCTTGGGAAAGTTACTTGTCAGTGTTTGCATACTTTAACAACTTTTAAACCAAG GTGTTCAGTGTTAGATATTCAACTCAAGAGAGAGCCAGCAGATGATGTGTGGTCTGTTTCTATTTCACATGCTGCTGAAGTTTTACAAAATTGGAATCTCATTGGCTTTCAG gtggTTCAATTTCAAGGACAGAGGCTTCTTGACGTGACACCAGGAATTTCAGTTGAAG ATTGTTCTGATGATGAAGACCGTTTTGAGAGTTTTTCACCaagtaaaaaaattaagaaatggATTCCTGCTCAGAAAGAG CAAATGGGCTCCAGAACATATATATCATGTCTCTCAATAAGCCCATGTACAAGATTAGTCACATCTGGACAAAATGACAACACCATCTTGCTTTGGGATACTGCTACACATTGCAGAAAACACACTCTCTTTGGTCACACAG GTGCAGTGACCTGTACTGAAGTCGACATGCATAAAATTGTTAGTGGTTCCAGTGATCGGACTGTCAAG GTGTGGTCTTTAGAAAGTGGTGACTGCCAGTTAACTCTTCCTGGGGATCATGCTGCTGGTGTGTCATGCGTTACTTTTAATGATCAGTGGGTTATAAGTGGCGACAACTCCGGCGAAATCAAG GTGTGGAATTTTGCTGTGAGCAGTCTGTCAGTTCTACAAGGCTTGGACCTACCACTACAAGGGGAAGAACAAGAAGGGTTTTAA